In a single window of the Natronosalvus caseinilyticus genome:
- a CDS encoding S8 family serine peptidase, which yields MPEHGSPGYDRRSVLKAAGALGAFMGLGGITAATPGRTPGPKENEILVGKSNTVGLATARTKVEENTPDHAAVVHENETLGYMALEVDEDRVGTMDSIIDQLERRPEVEYAERNATYYTQLEPNDPNYGQQYAPQQVRADQAWDTTLGSMDVTVAVVDQGVDYSHPDLADRFSGDEGYDFVDNDEDPAPVNNSENHGTHVAGIAAATTNNGTGIAGMSNSRILSGRALGADGGGSLSDIADAIQWAADQNADIINMSLGGGGSNTTMRNAIDYAYDSGSLPIAAAGNDYGGPVSYPAAYENCMAVSALNEQENLANFSNKGPEINVAAPGANVLSTVPGNSYEELSGTSMACPAAAGVAALGKAAHPGDTVADLWQRLEDSAVDIGLPSDEQGAGRVDALNIVEGGTDDPDDPDDPDDPGGECGDVVESASASDYLYSGSSHSYTYSLQTANPCSATVTLSGPSDADFDLYLTLDGRTPSTWDYDERSITYDSNEEITVSLSGDEELGILVDSYSGSGYYTLSVEELGK from the coding sequence ATGCCAGAACATGGCAGTCCAGGTTACGATCGCCGTTCCGTACTGAAAGCAGCCGGCGCCCTCGGTGCGTTCATGGGTCTTGGCGGGATCACCGCCGCTACTCCCGGACGTACCCCCGGCCCGAAGGAGAACGAAATTCTCGTCGGAAAATCGAACACGGTGGGGTTGGCCACTGCGCGAACCAAAGTCGAAGAGAATACACCCGACCACGCCGCCGTCGTTCACGAGAACGAGACACTCGGCTACATGGCGCTCGAGGTCGACGAGGATCGAGTCGGCACGATGGACTCGATCATCGACCAGCTCGAGCGACGACCGGAAGTCGAGTACGCGGAGCGAAACGCGACGTACTACACTCAGCTCGAGCCGAACGACCCGAACTACGGCCAGCAGTACGCTCCCCAGCAGGTTCGCGCCGACCAGGCGTGGGACACGACGCTGGGCTCGATGGACGTGACGGTCGCCGTCGTCGACCAGGGAGTCGATTACAGCCATCCCGACCTCGCGGACCGGTTCTCGGGCGACGAGGGGTACGACTTCGTCGATAACGACGAGGATCCCGCCCCCGTGAACAACAGCGAGAACCACGGGACCCACGTCGCCGGTATCGCCGCCGCGACGACGAACAACGGAACGGGGATCGCTGGCATGTCCAACTCTCGAATCCTCTCCGGCCGCGCGCTGGGCGCGGACGGCGGTGGGTCGCTCTCCGACATCGCGGACGCCATCCAGTGGGCTGCCGACCAGAACGCGGACATCATCAACATGTCCCTCGGTGGTGGCGGTTCGAACACTACGATGCGAAACGCAATCGACTACGCCTACGACAGCGGCTCGCTCCCCATCGCCGCAGCGGGTAACGACTACGGGGGACCGGTTTCCTACCCGGCCGCGTACGAAAACTGTATGGCGGTTTCGGCGCTCAACGAGCAAGAAAATCTCGCGAACTTCTCGAACAAGGGCCCCGAGATCAACGTCGCCGCTCCCGGTGCCAACGTCCTTTCGACCGTTCCCGGGAATTCCTACGAGGAACTCTCCGGGACGTCGATGGCCTGTCCAGCCGCGGCGGGCGTCGCCGCCCTCGGGAAGGCGGCCCATCCCGGCGATACGGTGGCCGACCTCTGGCAGCGTCTCGAGGACTCCGCCGTCGACATCGGCCTCCCGTCCGACGAACAGGGTGCCGGCCGCGTCGACGCCCTGAACATCGTCGAGGGCGGAACGGATGATCCGGACGACCCAGACGACCCGGACGACCCCGGCGGAGAGTGCGGTGACGTCGTCGAGTCGGCCTCGGCTTCGGACTACCTATACAGCGGATCCAGTCACTCCTACACGTACTCGCTCCAGACTGCGAACCCGTGTAGCGCGACAGTGACGCTCTCCGGCCCGTCCGACGCCGACTTCGACCTCTACCTGACCCTCGATGGTCGCACGCCGTCGACCTGGGACTACGACGAGCGCTCGATCACCTACGACAGCAACGAAGAGATTACCGTCTCACTCTCCGGTGACGAAGAGCTCGGCATCCTCGTCGACTCCTACAGCGGCAGCGGGTACTACACCCTCTCCGTCGAAGAACTCGGCAAGTAA